The Glycine soja cultivar W05 chromosome 9, ASM419377v2, whole genome shotgun sequence sequence AGCGACCGCGACATCCACCTGCTTCCACCTCAGCATCCATGGACATGCATGGGCAGATGCTGAGGTCCCTTCACGTAGGACAGCAGCTCATCATGGAGAATATGCATAGGCTGTCCCTACACCTGCAGATGGACCCCCCGCTCACCACTCCAGAGGCCTATCGTCAGCGAGTCGCCTGGCCAGGAGACCAGCCCTCCACTGACAGGGGGGAAGAGCCTTCTGGAGCCACTGAGGATCCTGCAGTCGATGAGGACCTCATTGCTGACTTAGCCACTGCTGACTGGGGCCCATGGGCAGACTTGGGCGGAGGAAGTTGATTTTTCTTGATGTTTTCCTTTGATGTTCTGatgtttcttttatgttttgttttcttttgtgttTTGTGGTCTGTTTAGGTATTAAAAAGAAGTAGTAGTAATAATATGAGAGATTTAGCATTTGTTTTCTGAATAATAATTGCATGATAACTTGAAGCGGTCATAGTTTTTGAGCTTGTTCTGAAAGGTTGAAACACTTGAGATGCCACTAGTCCTTGGAAACATTGGTTCTGGAAGCACGAGTCAGGTCAGGAAGTGGAACATGAATAGCACAAGGTGGGAAGGATAGTCTGATGGAACAAGGTCATAACTGGTATGCCGTATACTTACTTTAAttccggtgagagtgtgaacttaattgtgagagaaaacgCCTGTTTTTAAGTTCCTGGTTTTGCATCACTCTTGGATTGTTAGAATAGTTACTTAAGGTGGATATGATCAAGGCCATGTTTGTTATACCtagctacttagccaaaaagccaacCCGACATCATCTTTTTCCCCTTGCACCCATGATTGAGCCTATATATAATGTTATTCCGAATTAACCCTTGAGCCAATAAAATGATAAGTCCTACCCTTTAGGATGATAAGAGAGCAAAAATGGGTTATAAAGgttttaatttgggggattttggGAAAATAGGTAGCTAAAGATAATAGTACACCTCTCACAAATTAGAAGCCCAgtttattccaaaaaaaaataaaaaatcatcatgAGTAAAATAAAGGGCAGAAACAAAGAGCAAAGAGAGGTGTCAAAAGAAAAGTGTTGTGGGGAAATAAAAGGGTTAAGAAGAATGCATCGGAAGTATTAGAAATTTTTGCTCTCTTAATcctaatttgaattttcaagaaaaaccatgattttttgTGAGCCAAGCCCCAATACAAGCCAATAAAGTCCTTAGTAATCCACCTGAAGGTAACTAAAGATAACTATACTTAAGAGGAAATGCAAAACTTTGGAATCTTACTTGCAGGTTGTTAGAAAATTGCAGACACTAAACCATACACTTGTGAGCAGAGGAAAACACCAGCCTTGTGACGAAAGTAAGGCAAGCCAGATTTGATCAAGATTTCAGAAGACTGACTAACCACTTGTGTGTTTTATGCTTTCATTTTGAGATGTTGACAGATGCGGAAAGGACCACTGGAAGAAGGAGGAACTAGGACCATGGACAGTGTTGAAACACTCATAACttgtttggaaatttatttttgttcttggtttgcttggggacaagcaaagtttaatttgggggattttgataactgctaaataattgtaaatttataggagttaaatagtcaaatttggcttaaaattaattatttagcagttatttataattaaaagtgagaaaattaatttaattgaatttctgATTGCAGATACAAAAATTAAGGTTGCATTTAGCAAAAGTGGcacagaaaagaagaaaaaagaagaaattctgAAGCAGGCCCAATCCAACAGGGGCGCTAAGCGCGCATcaggcgctaagcgagcaacTAACAGCAGGCGCTGAGCGTGGCGTTAAGCACGAAGGTGGAAACCGTTACGCGCGCTAAGCCCAGCTAGGCGCCCAGTGCCCGATCCAACAGAAGCACAGGCCCAGCGTGCATGGCGCGCCCAGCGCACGAtctgaacgcgctaagcgcgaggtgtGGCGCTGAGCGCGACTACGAAGGCCCATAAGCCCACTTcagcaactataaatagagaggcaGTCCCAAGGAAATTTCATCCCATCTCAGAGCATCACTCTTAGTACTTCAAGCCTGAGTTTTCTTCCCTCTCTATATTCTTTGTGTTATTagccctttttctttctttcatccccAGTTGTAAGCCCTCaaatggccatgagtggctaaacccctagctagggcctggcaggcTTAAAAAGCCAACGATGTACAATGAGCCtcaagagttatcaatgcaaaggaatttattccaggtttttctgttctatttcttttcttttacccTTGCATTCATTCTTAGATCTCTTTTTGGGTTTTAatcgctcgggagagggtaattctcaataatatttaagattcaatgcatgcatcagttttaggggttaATCGCTTGGGAAAGGGTAACACCTAACAGAACATCTAAAGAAAAGAATCATTGGGTTagcattgctaggcatagaatgataactcactgcccatgcatttagcaacatctagaacttaatcttaatgcattttaattattgaatcttcacaaaggcatttgggagataggtagttaaaataggcttgccaacgtgaggcatcaggggcaagcagtcaacagatgtgggtagaactaaCACCATTTCATTGATAATGAATATCATACTTACATGCATCGTAGGCCAATTGGGTTTGTCTGGTCTTGGCATTTCTATCAATTGTTTTCCcttttacttatttgttttaGTAATAGCACTCTTTTCTATTCCTATTTTCATTCCTACTTTACTACTCCCACGTACAAATTGAGAGGTATTGAATAAGTGCAATAAAATCCCTGCGGAcacgacactcggacttccgagctTTACTACTTGTCACGATTTGGTGCACTTGTCAAAGTCTTAACACACCTCCATTTCTATTTAAAACACAAGCAGAGCTTGTGTTGGCATGTGCAGCACTTCATAATTTTCTTCGCAAAGAATGTCGTTCTGATGAATTTCCAGTGGAACCTACTGACgagtcttcatcttcatcttcagtgTTACCAAATTACGAAGACAATGATCATGAACCCATTGTTCAAACACAAGAGCAGGAACGAGAAGATGCTAATATATGGAGGACTAATATAGGTTCAGATATGTGGAGAAATGCTAATAATTAGGCGAACATGAAGTGAGAAtcactttgttattatttttttaggcaataatgactttgttattaaaaggtttaaaatttctatcgtttttattttctttattcaaacattataatttatttatcatctttttcattcacttttgtaacttccgttatttttttgtttaaaatgtattaatctttcaaaatcttaaaaatccataaagtactttgaaatcttaaaaatctgtgttagaaatccattaaaatcttGGGTTAAGAATCCTGAttgtaaaaagtcttttaaaatcccacaaaatcaatacaatcccacataatcttttaaaatcttcaagattgtttttgtcaaaatattctctcaaaatcccaatccaatacacccccctattatcatataaaaattgtaaaagcTTAAGTATAAAGTGGGCTGATttgtttaaactaaaaaaacaattctaaagcactttttttaaaaatattttttaataagcaaataggatttgcttatgaaaataagtaaaaatcaaTAGAAAGTTACTTattctattaaaataaatatttttataaaaaataagtttaaataaactcATCTAATATGTGGATTTCTTTGGccgaatcaaaagaaaaaaagtgccaAGAGAAGTATAGAATTTTTTATCCACTATCCattttaatagaattttttatcCACTATCCATTTTAAAAGTTTagtctagattttttttatcccaccctagaacaaaaaaaagtttcttGTTATCACAATACTTATTAAGGAGGGGAAATGGAAATGAAAGAGTGAGAAAAATGggttcataataaaaataaaaataaaaaatactcttGATATAATTTTACTATATTACTATAttcacatttatattttaattaacaaggttatatttttttaatcaccaaAAACTaagttattttgttatatattaaattagaatatatattcttaaaagagttgtttaattttttaaatatttataataactattttttgttttgttttggttcATAAGATTATACCTGAATTtattgtatattatatatatatatatatccccaATTGGCCGTTAAAGGGGTAGTAGTAGGGGGAGCgggatttgaaattcaaaaaaacAAGGAAGCCGTTGGAGATGGAGATGGAGAAGACGGGCGCAGGAGTAGCAGTGTTGTCGGCGAAGGAGGCATTCGAGAAGCTTGAGAAGGTCGGAGAAGGGACATACGGGAAGGTGTACAGGGCACGAGAGAAGGCCACCGGAAAGATCGTTGCTCTCAAGAAGACTCGCCTCCACGAGGACCAAGAAGGCGTCCCTCCCACCACTCTCCGCGAGGTTTCCATCTTGCGAATGCTCTCTCGCGATCCCCATGTCGTTAGGTTAATGGATGTGAAGCAAGGCCAGAACAAGGAAGGGAAGACAGTGCTCTACTTGGTGTTTGAGTACATGGACACCgatctcaagaaattcattcgCTCTTTCCGCCAAACCGGACAAAGCATTCCACCCCAAACTATCAAAGTAATACTAGTATATTTATGATTTCTCACAACTCTATCTATTCTATATACATTCAATTCTTGTGAATTTGTTcaatattcattcatttttgTGAATTTGGTTGCAGTGCTTGATGTATCAGCTTTGCAAGGGGATTGCTTTCTGCCACGGTCATGGGATCTTGCACAGGTAGTACTTAACCCTTAACCCTTGTTCCCTTTCATTTCCCTCACTCATGTATGTAACTATGTATGTATGTAcatattatgaaataatttgaatttttatttatttattaagggACTTGAAGCCTCACAATCTGTTGATGGACCGGAAAACAATGATGCTTAAAATTGCTGATCTTGGACTCGCTCGGGCATTTACTGTGCCAATTAAGAAATATACACACGAggtagataaaaaagaaaagaaaagtgagatATATAGCACCCTTTTGTTTTCCTCTGCCTTCGTTAATAATGCCTTTGTATTTTCAGATATTAACCCTGTGGTATAGAGCTCCTGAAGTCCTCTTGGGTGCTACCCATTACTCAATGGCAGTGGACATATGGTCCGTTGGCTGCATATTTGGTAAGGATAAACATCTTGTTTAACCAATCGCTATTTCATGTTTGTTACATGTGTTTAATAATGAATGTCATTTGTGTCTCAATTGCAGCCGAACTTGTCACCAAACAAGCTCTCTTTGCTGGTGATTCCGAGCTGCAACAACTCCTGCATATATTCaggtatatgtgtgtgtatgtattgtgtgtgtgtgtgtgtgtgtgtgtcactTGTTTATGTAtatgtgttgtgtgtgtgtCACTTGTTTAGTTTgcttttgtttataattttactaCCCTGATTGTTTATGCAGGCTATTAGGTACTCCAAATGAAGAGGTGTGGCCAGGGGTGAGTAAACTAAAGGACTGGCATGAATACCCCCAATGGAACCCTAAAAGTCTGTCAACGGCTGTTCCAGGTTTGGATGAGCTTGGACTtgatttgctatccgtaagttGCTGCTCTTTAACTAACTCTTTCTAGTAGTGGTTCCTgttgattttttgtttcattatatttttctcttcttttcagcaAATGTTGAAATATGAACCTTCCAAGAGGATTTCTGCAAAGAAAGCAATGGAACATGCTTACTTCAATGACCTGGACAAGGGGCATCTTTAGAAACACA is a genomic window containing:
- the LOC114367071 gene encoding cyclin-dependent kinase B2-2 — translated: MEMEKTGAGVAVLSAKEAFEKLEKVGEGTYGKVYRAREKATGKIVALKKTRLHEDQEGVPPTTLREVSILRMLSRDPHVVRLMDVKQGQNKEGKTVLYLVFEYMDTDLKKFIRSFRQTGQSIPPQTIKCLMYQLCKGIAFCHGHGILHRDLKPHNLLMDRKTMMLKIADLGLARAFTVPIKKYTHEILTLWYRAPEVLLGATHYSMAVDIWSVGCIFAELVTKQALFAGDSELQQLLHIFRLLGTPNEEVWPGVSKLKDWHEYPQWNPKSLSTAVPGLDELGLDLLSQMLKYEPSKRISAKKAMEHAYFNDLDKGHL